The Microcella flavibacter DNA segment ATCGACCACTCGGTCATCGCCGACCTCTTCGGCTCGGCCAACGCCCTCGAGCGCAACGTCGAGATCGAGTACGAGCGCAACGGCGAGCGCTACCAGTTCCTGCGCTGGGGCCAGACCGCCTTCGACGACTTCAAGGTCGTCCCCCCGGGCACCGGCATCGTGCACCAGGTGAACATCGAGCACCTCGCCAAGGTCACCTACACGCGCACGGTCGACGGCGTGCTGCGCGCCTACCCCGACACCTGCGTCGGCACCGACTCGCACACCACGATGGTCAACGGCCTCGGCGTGCTCGGGTGGGGCGTGGGCGGCATCGAGGCCGAGGCCGCGATGCTCGGCCAGCCCGTGTCGATGCTCATCCCGAAGGTCGTCGGCTTCAAGCTCTCCGGCGCCATCCCGACCGGCGTGACCGCGACCGACGTCGTGCTCACCATCACCGACATGCTGCGCAAGCACGGGGTCGTCGGCAAGTTCGTCGAGTTCTACGGCGAGGGCGTCGCCTCGGTGCCGCTCGCCAACCGCGCGACCATCGGCAACATGAGCCCCGAGTTCGGCTCGACCGCCGCGATGTTCCCGATCGACGACGTCACCCTCGACTACCTGCGCCTCACCGGCCGCAGCGAGAGCCAGGTGGCGCTCGTCGAGGCCTACGCCAAGCTGCAGTCGCTCTGGCACGACCCGAGCACCGAGCCCGTCTTCAGCGAGTACCTCGAGCTCGACCTCGCCACGGTCGTCCCCTCGATCGCCGGCCCGCGCCGCCCGCAGGACCGCATCGAGCTCACCGAGGCCAAGTCGGCCTTCGAGACCGCGCTCGTCGACTACACCAGCCACGACCACTCCAAGGTCGACGCCGCCGTCGAGGGCACCTTCCCGGCCTCCGACCCGATCGGGCTCACCCCGCAGGACGAGGACTCGGCCCACGAGCTCTCGCACCGGCACCGCTCGCACTCGCCCGTCACCGCCTCGGCGCCCATCGACGTGACCGTCGACGGCACCGACTTCACGCTCGACCACGGCGCCGTCACCATCGCCGCGATCACGTCGTGCACGAACACCTCGAACCCCTCGGTCATGCTCGCCGCGGGCCTGCTGGCCCGTAACGCGGTGCAGCGCGGCCTGAAGGCCAAGCCCTGGGTCAAGACGACCCTCGCTCCTGGGTCGAAGGTCGTCACCGACTACTACGAGAAGGCCGGCCTGACCGACGATCTCGAGGCCCTGGGCTTCTTCACCGTCGGCTACGGCTGCACGACGTGCATCGGCAACTCGGGTCCGCTCGCCGAGGAGATCTCGGCCGCGATCGCCGAGAACGATCTCGCCGTCACCGCGGTGCTCTCGGGCAACCGCAACTTCGAGGGCCGCATCAACCCCGACGTGAAGATGAACTACCTCGCGAGCCCGCCGCTCGTCATCGCCTACGCGCTCGCCGGCTCGATGAACTTCGACTTCGAGAAGGATGCCCTCGGCACCGACTCCGAGGGCGTCGAGGTCTTCCTCAAGGACATCTGGCCCGATGCGGCCGAGGTGCAGTCGACGATCGACTCGTCGATCGACACCGCGATGTTCGACACGCAGTACGCCTCGGTGTTCGAGGGCGACGAGCGCTGGCGCTCGCTGCCGACGCCCGCCGGCGCGACCTTCGAGTGGGACTCCGAGTCGACCTACGTGCGCAAGCCCCCGTACTTCGACGGCATGACGCTCGAGACCTCGCCCGTCACCGACATCGTCGACGCGCGCGTGCTGGCGAAGCTCGGCGACTCGGTCACGACCGACCACATCAGCCCCGCCGGCTCGATCAAGGCCGACTCGCCCGCCGGCGCCTACCTCATGGAGCACGGCGTGGACCGCAAGGACTTCAACTCCTACGGCTCGCGCCGCGGCAACCACGAGGTCATGATCCGCGGAACCTTCGCGAACATCCGACTGCGCAACCAGCTGCTCGACGGCGTCGAGGGCGGCTACACCCGCGACTTCACCGAGGCGGATGCCCCCCAGGCGTTCATCTACGACGCCAGCCAGCGCTACCAGGCCGCGGGCATCCCGCTCGTCATCCTGGCCGGCAAGGAGTACGGATCGGGCTCGAGCCGCGACTGGGCGGCGAAGGGCACGAGCCTCCTCGGCGTCAGCGCCGTGATCGCCGAGAGCTTCGAGCGCATCCACCGGTCGAACCTGATCGGCATGGGCGTCGTGCCGCTGCAGTTCCCCGCGGGGGAGTCGGCCGGCTCGCTCGGCCTCGACGGCACCGAGAGCATCTCGATCGCCGGCATCGAGCAGCTCAACGAGGGCACCACGCCGAAGACCGTCCGCGTCACCGCGACGCCGACCGCGCACTCGGCCGCGGGTCGCGAGCCGATCGAGTTCGACGCGGTCGTGCGCATCGACACCCCCGGCGAGGCGGACTACTACCGCAACGGCGGCATCCTGCAGTACGTGCTGCGCAGCCTCGTCTGAGCATCCCGCACCCTGCGGAGGGCCCGATCGAGCGATCGATCGGGCCCTCCGGCGTTCCCGCCGACGGCGCGGCATCAGCGTGCCGTCGCGTTCAGGCCACGCACCGGAAACATCCAGCGAGCAGGCGGCGGGGCACCCGGGATCCGGCAGTCGCTCTGGCGTAGAGTGCGGGAATGGCACTGCTCGACAGCATCGACGGACCTCGCGATCTCGATCGCCTCAGCGATGAGGAGATGGTCGAGCTCGCCGCGGAGATCCGCCGCTTCCTGGTCGCCGAGGTCTCCAAGACCGGCGGCCACCTCGGCCCGAACCTCGGCGTGGTCGAGACCACGCTCGCGATCCATCGGGTGTTCGACTCGCCCCGGGACGCGATCGTCTGGGACACCGGGCACCAGTCGTACGTGCACAAGCTGCTCACCGGGCGCAAGGACTTCTCTCGGCTCCGCCAGAAGGGCGGCCTCGCCGGCTACCCGCAGCGATCGGAGAGCCCGCACGACATCGTCGAGAGCTCTCACGCCTCGAGCTCGCTCAGCTGGGCCGACGGCATCTCGCGCGCCTTCACGATGACGGGCCAGGCCGATCGGCACGTCGTCGCGGTCGTGGGCGACGGGGCGCTCACCGGCGGCATGACGTGGGAGGCGCTGAACAACATCAGCGACGACAACAGCCGCAACCTCGTCCTCATCGTCAACGACAACGGGCGCTCCTACGCCCCCACCATCGGCGGCATGGCGCGCTTCCTCTCCGACGTGCGCACGCGGCGCTCGTACCGGCGCTTCCGCAGCTCGACCGAGACCTTCTTCGGGCACCTCGGCGCCCCCGGCCGCGCGCTCTACCGCGGCGTGCGGGGCGGCCTGCACGGCTTCCTCTCCCGCTTCAGCAACAACGAGGCGCTCTACTCGAACCTCGACATCAAGTACATCGGGCCGGTCGACGGCCACGACCTCCGCGACATGGAGCGCGCGCTGCGGCAGGCCAAGGAGTACGGCGCCCCGGTCATCGTGCACACCATCACGCAGAAGGGCCGCGGCTACGAGCCCGCCCTCGCCGACGTCGCCGACCAGTTCCACGCGGTCGGGCAGATCGACCCCGAGACGGGCGAGTCGGTCGAGACCTCCACCCGCCCCTCGTGGACGAGCGTGTTCTCGGAGGAGCTCGTCGCCCTCGCCGACCGCGACGAGCGCATCGTCGGGATCACCGCGGCCATGCTGCGACCCACCGGTCTGCACAAGCTCGCGGAGAAGGATCCCGGTCGCGTGCTCGACGTCGGCATCGCCGAGCAGCACGCCGTGACCTCGGCGGCGGGGCTCGCCTTCGGCGGCATGCACCCCGTCGTCGCCGTCTACGCGACCTTCATCAACCGCGCCTTCGACCAGGTGCTCATGGACGTCGCGCTGCACAAGGCCGGCGTCACCTTCGTGCTCGACCGCGCGGGCGTGACCGGCCCCGACGGGCCGAGCCACCACGGCATCTGGGATCTCGCGATCCTGCAGGTGGTCCCGGGCATCCGCCTCGCGGCGCCGCGCGACGCCACCCGCCTCCGCGAGGAGCTCGCCGAGGCCGTCGCGGTGCAGGATGCTCCCACCGTGCTGCGCTTCTCGAAGGGCTCCGTCGGCACCGAGTTCGACGCCGTCCGGCGCACGTCCGACGGCGTCGACGTGCTCCGCGAGGCGCCGCACAAGGACGTCCTCATCGTCACCGTCGGCCCCATGGCGAAGCTCGGGCTCGACGTCGCCGACCGCCTCGCCGCACAGGGGATCGGCGCGACCGTCGTCGACCCCCGATGGGTCGTGCCCGTCCCCGCCAGCATCATCGACCTCGCCCGCGACCACCGCATCGTCGTCAGCATCGAGGACGGCATCCGGGTCGGCGGCATCGGTACCCGCATCCGCCAGGATCTGCGGGCGGCGGGCGTCGACACGGCCGTCGACGAGCTCGGCCTCCCGGACGAGTTCCTCCATCACGCCTCGCGCGACGAGATCCTCGAGGAGGTCGGGCTGACGCCCCAGGCGATCGCCCGAGACCTCGTCGCCCAGGTGCTCGGGCGCCGCATCCCCGTCGCCCGGCCGCTGCCCCACGACGGATCGGACGAGTTCGACGACGAGTCCGCCGCGGCCGAGCACGATCGGGACGAGCAGCAGCGCTGATCGCCGCGACCCCGATGTCGCTCTGAACGGCCGACGGCCCCCGCCCCGCGCGAGCGGGGACGGGGGCCGTCGAAATGAAGCAGGCGTCCGGTCAGCCGACGCCCTGGATGCGCGGGTCGTGGAAGGTCGCCCCGAACACGCGCTCCGACGCCCCGACCCGATCGAGGAACGGCGTCACACCGCCCATCTGGAAGGGCCAGCCGGCGCCGAGGATCATGCACAGGTCGATGTCCTCGGCCGCGCTCACGACGCCCGAGTCGAGCATCCGGTGGATCTCGTCGGCGAGGCCGTCCTCGAGGCGGGCCGTCAGCTCCGCGACCGTCGACGGGCGAGAGCTCTCGGGACGGTGCTTCGCTACGATCTTCACGGCCTTCTTGTCGATGCCGGTCGGGTTGCCCTTGCCGTCCTTCTCCAGCAGCACGCCGGCCTCGGCCAGCTCGTGCAGCGCCGCCGAGGGGAAGAACCGCTCGGGGAAGGCCGCGTGGTGCGTGTCGAGCACGTGCGCGCCGACCTTGAGGCCGACGAGGTCGAGCAGCACGAACGGGTCCATCGGCAGGCCGAAGTGGCGCTGCGCGGCGACGACGTCCTCGAAGGGGGTGCCGTTCTCGACCGCGTGCATCGCCTCGCCGAGCAGCTTCGCGAGGATCCGGTTCACGACGAAGCCGGGGGTGTCAGCGGTGATGACCGCGTTCTTCCGCAGCTTCTGCGCCACGCCCATCGCCGTGGCGAGCGTCGCGTCGTCCGTGGCGGGCGCGTTGACGACCTCGATGAGCGGCATGACGGCGACGGGGTTGAAGAAGTGGAACCCAACGACGCGCTCGGGGTGCTGCAGCGTCGCGCCGATCTGCTTGACCGACAGGGAGGACGTGTTCGTGGCGAGCACGGCCTCGGGCGAGACGTGCTGCTCGATCTCGGCGAAGACCTGCTGCTTGATCGACAGCTCCTCGAAGACGGCCTCGATCACCCAGTCGCAGTCGGCGAAGTCGGCCTTGTCGACCGTGCCCGAGACGAGCGCGCGCAGGCGGTTCGCCTCGTCGGGGTCGAGACGGCCCTTCTGCTGCAGCTCGTCGAGCTCGCCGTGGATGTAGGCGAGACCCTTGTCGACGCGCGCCTGATCGAGGTCGGTGATGATCACCGGCACCTGCAGGCGGCGCAGGAAGAGCAGCGCGAACTGGCTGGCCATGAGTCCGGCGCCGAGCACGCCGACCTTCGTCACGGGCTTCGCGAGCGCCTTGTCCGGGGCGCCGGCCGGGCGCTTCGCCCGCTTCTGCACCAGATTGAAGGCGTAGATGGATGCTCGGAACTGGTCACCCGAGATGAGCTCGCCGAGCGCCTCGTCCTCGGCGGCGAAACCCTGCGCCTTGGTGCTGGACTTCGCTGCCTTGAGCAGGTCGAGCGCGACGTACGGGCTCTTCGCGACCGTGCCGATGCGCTTCTCGAGCATCTTCCGGGCGATGCCGATCGCGGCGTCCCACTTCACGGCGCGCTCGATCTTGCCGGGCTCGTTCGCGCGCTTGACCTTGGTGCGTCCGGCGATGACGCCGTCGGCCCAACGGATCGAGTCCTCGAGGAAGCTGGCGGAGTCGAACATGGCATCCGCCATCCCGAGCTCGAACGCCTGGGGCGCCTTGAGCATCCGGTTGTTCTTGAGCGGGTTCTCGACCACGACCTTGAGGGCGTTCTCGATGCCGATCAGGTTGGGCAGCAGCCAGGCGCCGCCCCAGCCGGGGATGATGCCGAGGAACACCTCGGGCAGTGCGATGCCGGCCGCGTTGCGGTCGATCGTGCGGTAGTCCGCGTTGAGAGCGACCTCGACGCCGCCGCCGAGCGCGAGCCCGTTGATGAAGACGAAGGAGGGCACGCCGAGCTCGCCCAGCTTGCCGAGGGCGTAGTGCCCGAGCTGCGCCATGGCGACGCCGGCCTCCCGGCTGGGGATGTCGCCGACCTTCGAGAGGTCGGCGCCCGCAGCGAGGATGAACGGCTTGCCGGTCACCGCCACGGCGGCGATCTCGCCGCGCGCGGCCCGGGCGGCCTGGTCGTCCATCACCCGCGCGAACTCGAGCAGCCCCTGGGGGCCGAGCGTGCTGGGGCGCGTGTGGTCGCGGCCGTTGTCGAGCGTGACGAGCGCGAGCACGCCGCCGCTCGGCAGCGGCACGTCGCGCAGGAAGGAGTGCGTCACGACCTCGTCGTCGCTGAGGGCGAGGAGGCTGTCGAACTGGCCGACGGAGTACTGGCTGATGGCGCTGGCCATGGTCACTTCTTTCCCTTGTAGTGCGGGTTCTCCCAGATGACGCTGCCGCCCTGGCCGAGGCCGACGCACATGGCCGTGAGGCCGTAGCGCACGTCGGGGCGCTCCTCGAAGTGGCGCGCGAGCTGGATCATGAGGCGCACGCCGGAGCTCGCGAGGGGGTGCCCCACGGCGATCGCGCCGCCCCAGGGGTTGACCCGGGGGTCGTCGTCGTCGATGCCGAAGTGGTCGAGCAGGCTCAGCACCTGCACGGCGAAGGCCTCGTTGAGCTCGAAGAGCCCGATGTCGTCGATCGTGAGGCCCGCCTTGCGCAGCGCCTTCTCGGTCGAGGGGATGGGACCGATGCCCATGACCTCCGGGGCGACGCCCGCGAAGGCGAAGCTGACCATGCGCATCTTGACGCCCAGGCCGAGCTCCTTCGCCGCATCGTTGCTCGCGAGCAGGCTCACGGTGGCGCCGTCGGTGAGGGGCGAGGCGTTGCCCGCCGTCACGCGGCCGTGAGGGCGGAACGGCGTCTTGAGCGTCGCGAGGCCCTCCATCGTGGTGCCGGGGCGCAGACCCTCGTCCTGCGTCGCGAGTCCGTATCCCTGCTCGCTGCGGAGGGCGACGGGCACGAGGTCGGGCTGGATCTTGCCCGCCTCGTACGCGGCGGCGACCTTCTGCTGGCTGCGCATGCCGAAGCGGTCGGAGCGCTCCTTGGTGAGCTGGGGGAACCGGTCGTGCAGGCGCTCGGCGGTCATGCCCATGTTGAGGGCGTCGCCGCTCACGAGCTTCTCGGCCAGGAACCGCGGGTTCGGGTCGGCGTCCAGACCCATCGGGTGGCGGCCCATGTGCTCGACGCCGCCGGCGATCGCCACGTCGTACGCGCCGAAGGCGATGGCGCCGGCGACGGTGGTGGTCGCGGTCATGGCGCCCGCGCACATGCGGTCGATCGCGTAGCCGGGCACCGACATCGGCAGGCCCGCGAGGATCGCGGCGGTGCGGCCGAGCGTGAGGCCCTGGTCGCCCTGCTGGGTGGTCGCAGCGATGGCGACATCGTCGATGCGATCCTTCGGCAGGGAGGGGTTGCGCTCCAGCAGCCCGATCATCGCCTTGACGATCAGATCATCGGCGCGGGTGCCCCAGTACATCCCCTTCTCGCCCGCACGTCCGAACGGGGTGCGAACCCCGTCCACGAATACGACTTCGGCTCGATCGGCCACAGTGCCTCCCTCTGTTCGGACAACGCCCGCCAGCCTAGGAGCCCCCCGGCGCGCGGCCGGGATCGTGTGCTCAACCCTACGAAGGGGTCTCGGCGGCCTCGGCGGGCGCTTGGCCCGCATCGACAAAGGCACGGGCGATCACCTGTGCTGTTGCGTCAATCTGCCACGAGCGCGCTCCGAGAGCGGCGAGGGCCTCGCCGATCGACTCGGCGTCGACGCGAGCCGGCGGATTCCACGCGAGCCGCCGCAGATGATCGGGTGTCAGCAGGTTCTCGAGCGGGATGTCCCGCTCCTCGCCGACGGCGGCCACGGCGGGCTTCGCGGCCTTGAGCCGACGGTCGGCCTCGGGGTTGCGATCGGCCCACGAGCGCGGCGGCGGGATGCTCTCCTCACCGGATCGCAGCACGGGCAGATCGTCCGTCGTGCGCCCCGCCTCGATGGCGGCCCACCAGCGGTCGAGCTGCGAGCGGCTCGCCCGACCGTGGAAGCCTTGCAGCGCCGCGAGCTCCCGCTTGCTGCCGACCGCGGAGCGGACGGCGACGATGAGCGAGGCGTCGGGCAGCAGCCGACCGGGGGCACTGTCGATCTCGCGCGCGTAGGCGTCGCGGGCGAGCCAGAGCTCGCGGGCGACGGCGAGCGCGCGCTGCCCGCGGACGGTGTGCAGGCCGGAGAGGCGGCGCCAGGGCTCGGCCTTCGGCTCGGGCGCGACCTTCGCGAGCACGGCGGCGAACTCCTCGGCGGCGAGCTCCGCCTTGCCCGCGGCCTCGAGCCGCGCGGCGATGACGTCGCGCACGTCGACGAGCAGCTCGACGTCGAGCGCGGCGTAGGTGAGCCAGGAGGCCGGCAGCGGGCGCGTCGACCAGTCCGCGGCCGAGTGCTCCTTGGCGAGGTGGAGGCCGAGGGTCTCCTCCACGACGGCGCCGAGGCCCACGCGGGGGAGGCCCGCGAGCCGCGCTCCGAGCTCGGTGTCGAAGAGCCTGCGGGGCTCGAGCTCGAGCTCACGGAGGCAGGGGAGGTCCTGGCTGGCCGCGTGCAGCACCCACTCCTCGTCGCCGATCGCCTGCTGGAGCTCGGAGAAGTCGCCGACGGCGGGGGGATCGAACATGAAGGTGCCGGAGCCGCGGCGGAAGACCTGGATGAGGTAGGCCCGCTGGGAGTAGCGGAAGCCGCTCGCGCGCTCCGCATCCACCGCCACGGGCCCATGGCCCGCCCGCAGCGCGTCGACGGCCGCGAGGTAGTCCTCCCGCGTCTCGATGACGACGGGCGCCTGCGCGGGCACCGCGGTCGGCAGCGGCGGGCGCTCGGGCTCGACCGCGGCGGGCGGCTCGTCCGCGACCGGTGCCGGCACGACGGGGGCCGACGCGGCGGGCTTCGGATCGGTCGCGTCGGGGGTCGGGACGGAGGGCGCCGTCGGCGTCGAGGGGGGCTCCGAGGGCGCCGCCGCTCCACTCGATGCGCGCCGACCGGGCATGCGGGCACGCACCGACTCGGGCACGGCGAAGGGATCGGGGATGGAGTCAGGCACGGGGGCTCCGTCGTCGGGGGAGGGCGACGACGCCCTCGGGAGTGGGCGGGTAGCCGGCGACCATGCACAGCAGCTCGGCCCAGCCCTCGACGTGCGCGGCGAGATCGTCGTCGAGCGGGGTCCACGAGGCGCGCAGCTCGATCTGCGCCCCGCTGCCCTGCGCGGCGAGCTCGCCGTAACCGGTGGAGAGGATGCGCGTGGCCGTGCCGCTGGCCGCCGTGTGACCGGCGCCGCGGGCCGCGAGGGCGTCGGTGAGCCACGCCCACGCGACGTCGGCCACGAAGGGATCGAGGCCGATGTCGTTCTCGAGCGGGGCCTGGACGAGGCAGATGATGCGCGTCGTCCCTCCCCATCCCTCGGGCGCCTCGGGGTCGAACAGCAGGATCAGCCGGCCGGTGCCGAGATCGGCGTCGTCGGCGTGCCGCGCCGGGTTCACGTCGGCCGCGAGCGCGTGCGCGTAGGGGGCGAGCCCCGTCGGCGCCGGGATCCTCGAGACGACGAGCTCCTCACGCAGCACCGCGGCGTCGAGCGAGGCGACGAGGGCCG contains these protein-coding regions:
- a CDS encoding thiolase family protein is translated as MADRAEVVFVDGVRTPFGRAGEKGMYWGTRADDLIVKAMIGLLERNPSLPKDRIDDVAIAATTQQGDQGLTLGRTAAILAGLPMSVPGYAIDRMCAGAMTATTTVAGAIAFGAYDVAIAGGVEHMGRHPMGLDADPNPRFLAEKLVSGDALNMGMTAERLHDRFPQLTKERSDRFGMRSQQKVAAAYEAGKIQPDLVPVALRSEQGYGLATQDEGLRPGTTMEGLATLKTPFRPHGRVTAGNASPLTDGATVSLLASNDAAKELGLGVKMRMVSFAFAGVAPEVMGIGPIPSTEKALRKAGLTIDDIGLFELNEAFAVQVLSLLDHFGIDDDDPRVNPWGGAIAVGHPLASSGVRLMIQLARHFEERPDVRYGLTAMCVGLGQGGSVIWENPHYKGKK
- a CDS encoding 3-hydroxyacyl-CoA dehydrogenase NAD-binding domain-containing protein; this translates as MASAISQYSVGQFDSLLALSDDEVVTHSFLRDVPLPSGGVLALVTLDNGRDHTRPSTLGPQGLLEFARVMDDQAARAARGEIAAVAVTGKPFILAAGADLSKVGDIPSREAGVAMAQLGHYALGKLGELGVPSFVFINGLALGGGVEVALNADYRTIDRNAAGIALPEVFLGIIPGWGGAWLLPNLIGIENALKVVVENPLKNNRMLKAPQAFELGMADAMFDSASFLEDSIRWADGVIAGRTKVKRANEPGKIERAVKWDAAIGIARKMLEKRIGTVAKSPYVALDLLKAAKSSTKAQGFAAEDEALGELISGDQFRASIYAFNLVQKRAKRPAGAPDKALAKPVTKVGVLGAGLMASQFALLFLRRLQVPVIITDLDQARVDKGLAYIHGELDELQQKGRLDPDEANRLRALVSGTVDKADFADCDWVIEAVFEELSIKQQVFAEIEQHVSPEAVLATNTSSLSVKQIGATLQHPERVVGFHFFNPVAVMPLIEVVNAPATDDATLATAMGVAQKLRKNAVITADTPGFVVNRILAKLLGEAMHAVENGTPFEDVVAAQRHFGLPMDPFVLLDLVGLKVGAHVLDTHHAAFPERFFPSAALHELAEAGVLLEKDGKGNPTGIDKKAVKIVAKHRPESSRPSTVAELTARLEDGLADEIHRMLDSGVVSAAEDIDLCMILGAGWPFQMGGVTPFLDRVGASERVFGATFHDPRIQGVG
- a CDS encoding aconitate hydratase, with amino-acid sequence MSAVNSFDSTDTLDVGGTEYQVFRIDKVAGYDKLPFSLKVLLENLLRTEDGKNVTAEQIRALGSWQPSAEPDTEIQFTPARVVMQDFTGVPCIVDLATMREAVAALGGDPHKINPLAPAELVIDHSVIADLFGSANALERNVEIEYERNGERYQFLRWGQTAFDDFKVVPPGTGIVHQVNIEHLAKVTYTRTVDGVLRAYPDTCVGTDSHTTMVNGLGVLGWGVGGIEAEAAMLGQPVSMLIPKVVGFKLSGAIPTGVTATDVVLTITDMLRKHGVVGKFVEFYGEGVASVPLANRATIGNMSPEFGSTAAMFPIDDVTLDYLRLTGRSESQVALVEAYAKLQSLWHDPSTEPVFSEYLELDLATVVPSIAGPRRPQDRIELTEAKSAFETALVDYTSHDHSKVDAAVEGTFPASDPIGLTPQDEDSAHELSHRHRSHSPVTASAPIDVTVDGTDFTLDHGAVTIAAITSCTNTSNPSVMLAAGLLARNAVQRGLKAKPWVKTTLAPGSKVVTDYYEKAGLTDDLEALGFFTVGYGCTTCIGNSGPLAEEISAAIAENDLAVTAVLSGNRNFEGRINPDVKMNYLASPPLVIAYALAGSMNFDFEKDALGTDSEGVEVFLKDIWPDAAEVQSTIDSSIDTAMFDTQYASVFEGDERWRSLPTPAGATFEWDSESTYVRKPPYFDGMTLETSPVTDIVDARVLAKLGDSVTTDHISPAGSIKADSPAGAYLMEHGVDRKDFNSYGSRRGNHEVMIRGTFANIRLRNQLLDGVEGGYTRDFTEADAPQAFIYDASQRYQAAGIPLVILAGKEYGSGSSRDWAAKGTSLLGVSAVIAESFERIHRSNLIGMGVVPLQFPAGESAGSLGLDGTESISIAGIEQLNEGTTPKTVRVTATPTAHSAAGREPIEFDAVVRIDTPGEADYYRNGGILQYVLRSLV
- the dxs gene encoding 1-deoxy-D-xylulose-5-phosphate synthase, with translation MALLDSIDGPRDLDRLSDEEMVELAAEIRRFLVAEVSKTGGHLGPNLGVVETTLAIHRVFDSPRDAIVWDTGHQSYVHKLLTGRKDFSRLRQKGGLAGYPQRSESPHDIVESSHASSSLSWADGISRAFTMTGQADRHVVAVVGDGALTGGMTWEALNNISDDNSRNLVLIVNDNGRSYAPTIGGMARFLSDVRTRRSYRRFRSSTETFFGHLGAPGRALYRGVRGGLHGFLSRFSNNEALYSNLDIKYIGPVDGHDLRDMERALRQAKEYGAPVIVHTITQKGRGYEPALADVADQFHAVGQIDPETGESVETSTRPSWTSVFSEELVALADRDERIVGITAAMLRPTGLHKLAEKDPGRVLDVGIAEQHAVTSAAGLAFGGMHPVVAVYATFINRAFDQVLMDVALHKAGVTFVLDRAGVTGPDGPSHHGIWDLAILQVVPGIRLAAPRDATRLREELAEAVAVQDAPTVLRFSKGSVGTEFDAVRRTSDGVDVLREAPHKDVLIVTVGPMAKLGLDVADRLAAQGIGATVVDPRWVVPVPASIIDLARDHRIVVSIEDGIRVGGIGTRIRQDLRAAGVDTAVDELGLPDEFLHHASRDEILEEVGLTPQAIARDLVAQVLGRRIPVARPLPHDGSDEFDDESAAAEHDRDEQQR
- a CDS encoding HRDC domain-containing protein, translating into MPDSIPDPFAVPESVRARMPGRRASSGAAAPSEPPSTPTAPSVPTPDATDPKPAASAPVVPAPVADEPPAAVEPERPPLPTAVPAQAPVVIETREDYLAAVDALRAGHGPVAVDAERASGFRYSQRAYLIQVFRRGSGTFMFDPPAVGDFSELQQAIGDEEWVLHAASQDLPCLRELELEPRRLFDTELGARLAGLPRVGLGAVVEETLGLHLAKEHSAADWSTRPLPASWLTYAALDVELLVDVRDVIAARLEAAGKAELAAEEFAAVLAKVAPEPKAEPWRRLSGLHTVRGQRALAVARELWLARDAYAREIDSAPGRLLPDASLIVAVRSAVGSKRELAALQGFHGRASRSQLDRWWAAIEAGRTTDDLPVLRSGEESIPPPRSWADRNPEADRRLKAAKPAVAAVGEERDIPLENLLTPDHLRRLAWNPPARVDAESIGEALAALGARSWQIDATAQVIARAFVDAGQAPAEAAETPS
- a CDS encoding DUF3000 domain-containing protein; translation: MPASPVATEPAAVFAALVASLDAAVLREELVVSRIPAPTGLAPYAHALAADVNPARHADDADLGTGRLILLFDPEAPEGWGGTTRIICLVQAPLENDIGLDPFVADVAWAWLTDALAARGAGHTAASGTATRILSTGYGELAAQGSGAQIELRASWTPLDDDLAAHVEGWAELLCMVAGYPPTPEGVVALPRRRSPRA